A single region of the Pyricularia oryzae 70-15 chromosome 4, whole genome shotgun sequence genome encodes:
- a CDS encoding STE/STE11 protein kinase, which translates to MAMLASKSPFPAPLATSGSGMMAGTAQASYPPSRRAPAVPPASQSFSPTESEFSDSDDHDSPKHWDEDKVCEYLRSVRCGEYEKLFRKNHINGENLLEMDKDVLKEMGIEKVGDRVRLFLSIKKLRTKAIAGQKKRNRDSFAGHESMYTPVSESPSKPFHSSSRVMPNPSVNKRYSRQIDLSGMAYDPSRPTTSSRPTSPLPSADFRTARTRNPYVGQQPTPTGSLRGLGSPPDSQANSRPVLTHTRTDSGMDGSLMAALPQNQDVIRVISTGGVTKVVKIADCNTCEEVMRVTLRKFALREDHERNYCFWVLSGLDPDPKQCRRLGDTELWRVIKDQKRPERNRLILRRVPAGEPGQSELERAAAIAMEEAQQSHSRAMDNVGARSQIKVQKVLGENWDNLQPPLSPVLYQDRERNVYNAARDLERPEPLDSGRLQPRRKVLRSFGGLRPPSELIASDLTTYFPDHPREDIDRTARLSMRRSARLSKVNSRLSVASSFSMASSIQDAPPIPTIADSWLQSTPLPKARPRDLQSRLQHGYRDSVASSMLDTLQEEGSPIEPNRKSYVSFADSGSDSAAVSVTDPDGNIVRHSYFDEGSTIGSGSGSGSFGDVSKALNEDGEDADEDLQSFLSGESWDDSKWMKGALIGQGSFGCVYLALHAITGELLAVKQVEAPSPGANSQNDARKKSMIEALKREISLLRDLRHPNIVQYLGCGSSAEYLNIFLEYVPGGSVQTMLNSYGALPEPLVRSFVRQILNGLSYLHEREIIHRDIKGANILVDNKGTIKISDFGISKKIEATNLLNGANNNKHRPSLQGSVFWMAPEVVKQTSYTRKADIWSLGCLVVEMMTGTHPFPDCTQLQAIFKIGGGKATPTIPEDASTEAKAFLAQTFEMDHNKRPSADDLMLSPFLTPIT; encoded by the exons ATGGCCATGTTGGCTTCAAAGTCGCCTTTTCCGGCCCCTCTGGCCACTTCAGGCTCAGGAATGATGGCTGGGACAGCACAAGCATCATACCCTCCCTCGAGACGAGCACCAGCTGTTCCGCCTGCCAGCCAGTCTTTCAGTCCGACCGAGTCCGAGTTCTCCGACAGCGATGATCATGATTCACCAAAGCACTGGGACGAAGACAAGGTCTGTGAATACCTGAGGAGCGTTCGCTGTGGCGAGTACGAGAAGCTCTTCAGGAAGAACCATATCAATGGCGAGAACCTCCTTGAGATGGACAAGGATGTCCTCAAGGAGATGGGCATTGAGAAGGTTGGCGACCGGGTACGCTTGTTCCTCAGCATTAAGAAGCTGAGGACAAAGGCCATCGCCGGCCAGAAGAAGAGGAATAGA GATTCCTTTGCCGGACACGAGAGCATGTACACTCCAGTATCTGAATCTCCCAGCAAGCCCTTTCACTCTAGCAGCCGTGTCATGCCCAATCCTTCAGTGAACAAGAGATACTCCCGTCAGATTGACTTGAGCGGCATGGCATATGATCCCTCCAGGCCGACCACTTCCTCCAGGCCAACATCGCCGCTTCCCAGTGCCGATTTCCGGACTGCGCGCACACGAAACCCATATGTTGGACAGCAACCCACTCCTACTGGGTCGCTGAGAGGACTTGGATCACCACCAGATAGCCAGGCAAACTCACGTCCGGTATTAACCCATACCCGGACCGATTCCGGTATGGACGGATCGCTGATGGCTGCCTTACCACAGAACCAAGATGTCATTCGTGTCATCTCTACAGGGGGCGTCACCAAGGTTGTCAAGATTGCCGACTGCAACACGTGTGAGGAGGTGATGCGGGTAACATTGCGCAAATTCGCGCTGCGGGAGGACCACGAGAGGAATTATTGCTTCTGGGTTCTTTCTGGACTTGACCCAGATCCGAAGCAGTGCCGTAGACTGGGAGACACCGAGCTTTGGCGCGTCATTAAAGACCAGAAGCGCCCGGAGCGCAACCGACTTATTCTTCGTCGGGTACCGGCTGGCGAGCCAGGACAGTCTGAGCTTGAGAGGGCCGCCGCGATTGCCATGGAGGAGGCTCAACAATCGCACTCCCGCGCCATGGACAACGTTGGGGCGCGTAGCCAGATCAAGGTGCAAAAGGTTCTCGGAGAGAATTGGGATAACCTACAGCCCCCGCTCTCTCCCGTCTTGTACCAGGATCGCGAGAGAAACGTTTACAATGCTGCTCGTGACCTAGAGAGACCCGAACCTCTGGATTCCGGCCGGCTGCAGCCTAGGAGAAAGGTCTTGAGGTCTTTTGGCGGTCTCAGGCCTCCGAGTGAACTCATTGCTTCCGACCTGACCACTTACTTCCCCGACCACCCGCGGGAGGACATTGATCGGACTGCGAGACTGTCTATGCGTAGGTCTGCACGCCTTAGCAAGGTTAACAGCCGCCTTAGCGTTGCCAGCAGTTTTAGCATGGCCTCGAGCATTCAGGATGCTCCTCCCATCCCTACCATCGCCGACAGCTGGCTACAGTCGACACCCTTACCCAAGGCTCGCCCCCGAGACCTGCAGAGTAGGCTGCAGCATGGCTACCGTGATTCGGTGGCGTCGTCTATGCTAGACACGCTTCAGGAGGAAGGGTCTCCTATAGAACCGAACCGCAAGTCCTATGTTTCATTCGCCGACAGCGGCTCAGATTCTGCTGCCGTGAGTGTCACGGACCCCGACGGAAACATTGTCCGCCACAGCTATTTCGACGAGGGTAGCACCATTGGTTCTGGCTCTGGCTCCGGCTCGTTCGGCGATGTCAGCAAAGCTCTGAACGAGGATGGAGAGGACGCCGACGAAGATCTGCAGAGCTTTCTCTCTGGCGAGTCTTGGGATGACAGCAAATGGATGAAGGGAGCACTCATCGGACAGGGATCCTTTGGATGTGTCTACCTCGCTCTCCATGCTATTACAGGCGAGCTCCTCGCCGTCAAACAAGTCGAGGCCCCATCGCCTGGTGCCAACAGCCAGAACGACGCCAGGAAGAAGAGCATGATTGAGGCCCTTAAGCGTGAGATCAGCTTGCTTAGGGATCTTCGCCACCCCAATATTGTGCAGTACCTCGGCTGTGGCTCTTCTGCTGAATACCTCAACATTTTTCTCGAGTATGTCCCTGGTGGCTCGGTCCAGACCATGCTCAACTCCTATGGCGCATTGCCAGAGCCTCTGGTCCGCAGTTTTGTGAGACAAATTCTGAACGGTTTGTCGTATCTCCACGAACGTGAGATCATCCACCGAGACATCAAGGGTGCCAACATCCTTGTGGATAACAAGGGCACCATCAAGATCTCGGACTTTGGTATTTCAAAGAAGATCGAGGCCACCAACCTCCTCAACGgcgccaacaacaacaaacaccGGCCCTCGCTGCAGGGTTCggtgttttggatggccCCCGAGGTTGTCAAGCAGACAAGTTATACCCGCAAGGCCGACATCTGGTCACTTGGCTGCCTGGTCGTCGAAATGATGACGGGTACACACCCATTCCCGGACTGCACACAGCTGCAGGCCATCTTCAAGATCGGTGGAGGCAAGGCAACGCCGACCATTCCCGAGGATGCGAGCACAGAGGCCAAGGCTTTCCTGGCCCAGACTTTTGAGATGGATCATAACAAGCGCCCCAGCGCAGATGACCTCATGCTCAGCCCCTTCCTGACTCCTATCACGTAA
- a CDS encoding calpain-7, producing MEAKSLEFERLARQANTNSEALRNAIAAAEACFQAVDHASSPSEKARLRRKLKELLAYAEQLKKGPSPQTRPVTPGQSRRLPTSEKTIILRSSRLHGYVFPPWEAPPSANHFRLADDGTLYQDESEFCLSPRQQEIFAGWKRPSEMFSLPSRASDGGNNAAHKLPSTLMQRAATENDLVQDITTDCSVVASLCAAMKHLSCKESPLLADLMYPFDATSSTPLMSENGKYIFKMNFNGCFRHVAIDDRLPASRTSRTLFVVDRKNPQLIWPALMEKAYLKIRGGGYDFPGSNSGTDLWVLTGWIPEQIFLHEDMEPDQSWARIKDGYDRGDVVVTLGTGRLSNEEEEALGLAGEHDYAVMDVRVENGIRRMLVKNPWCDGLIWKGVGSSAVLEPKTTPNSPAGNSPASSTDGMTGTFWISFEDIIQNFESLYLNWNPSLFSHRQDHHFTWDIPDPMLANSFARNPQYSICAQADGTVWALLDRHFHDEELTITRNRLSTPPRRSTSLPDSLGFMSLFLFSNTDGNRIQLPDRPRWLQKQPFVDSPQTLLRFRARRGERYTLAVAQSSLPLPKYNFSLSFFSRSPLEVSKADPEHFHYTTITGSWTRRSAGGNGAEPTYLSNPQYSIKVTTPTAISLLLCTGNQDLPLHVDLLWSGTGVAASGTAREIVASSGEYRRGSALCAVSRSCPASTAAGGASVLQPGVYIAVLSTFEPGQLASYTLEIGSSAPDGPVIVAPAARTGAAAGRLRTALPPVPQLPPARYTATAAQCDQDPSDARGHRAPVIVSRLTRLSVAVAPRSGGVDAVRVRLEAGSNAHRRELAFSGGDTHEFVDAARGARTLEVDVDPGLAQREGGLWVVIEQMGGGKGNGAAAAYVAAPTVVEVFSDNPVQLGQWEYNDD from the exons ATGGAAGCAAAATCATTG GAATTCGAGCGGTTGGCCCGTCAAGCCAACACTAATTCGGAAGCCTTGCGAAATGCAATAGCTGCTGCTGAGGCATGTTTTCAGGCCGTCGACCATGCCTCGTCTCCGTCAGAAAAGGCACGCCTGAGACGCAAGTTGAAGGAACTGCTTGCCTACGCCGAACAACTTAAGAAAGGCCCCTCACCACAGACTCGTCCTGTGACGCCTGGGCAATCTCGTCGCCTTCCTACGTCGGAAAAAACCATCATACTACGTTCTTCTCGCCTCCACGGCTATGTCTTTCCACCATGGGAGGCCCCGCCATCTGCTAATCATTTTAGACTGGCAGACGATGGCACATTGTACCA AGATGAGTCTGAATTCTGTCTATCTCCCAGGCAGCAGGAGATATTTGCTGGGTGGAAAAGGCCCTCTGAGATGTTCTCACTACCGAGCAGGGCTAGCGATGGCGGGAACAATGCTGCACATAAACTGCCGTCAACATTGATGCAAAGAGCTGCGACGGAGAACGACTTGGTGCAGGACATCACAACCGACTGCAGTGTTGTTGCCAGTTTATGCGCCGCTATGAAGCATCTCAGTTGCAAAGAAAGCCCACTGCTTGCTGATCTGATGTACCCCTTTGATGCGACCAGTTCGACACCGCTCATGTCTGAGAATGGCAAATACATATTCAAGATGAACTTCAATGGCTGCTTCAGACACGTAGCTATTGACGATCGCCTCCCTGCCTCCCGCACATCCCGTACCCTGTTTGTGGTGGATAGAAAAAATCCTCAGCTTATCTGGCCTGCCCTGATGGAGAAGGCCTACCTCAAAATAAGGGGAGGCGGCTATGACTTTCCGGGAAGCAACTCGGGGACAGATCTATGGGTTCTCACCGGCTGGATACCTGAGCAGATTTTCCTTCACGAGGATATGGAGCCAGACCAAAGCTGGGCTCGCATCAAAGATGGGTACGACCGTGGCGACGTCGTCGTGACCCTTGGTACCGGGAGGCTGTCAAACGAAGAAGAGGAGGCACTCGGGCTCGCTGGCGAACATGACTATGCTGTTATGGATGTGCGAGTAGAGAACGGGATACGACGCATGCTGGTCAAGAATCCCTGGTGTGATGGCCTCATCTGGAAAGGGGTCGGCTCCTCAGCCGTGTTGGAACCAAAAACGACACCAAACTCTCCAGCAGGAAACTCCCCGGCATCTTCAACTGATGGAATGACGGGCACGTTCTGGATCTCTTTCGAGGACATCATCCAAAACTTTGAATCACTCTACCTCAACTGGAACCCGTCACTGTTCAGCCACCGCCAGGATCATCACTTCACTTGGGATATACCGGACCCCATGTTGGCCAACTCTTTCGCACGGAATCCTCAGTATTCAATCTGCGCTCAGGCTGACGGCACAGTGTGGGCGTTGTTGGACCGCCATTTCCACGACGAGGAGCTTACAATTACTCGAAACAGGTTATCCACTCCACCTCGTAGATCGACCAGTCTTCCGGATTCTCTTGGCTTCATGTCCCTTTTCCTCTTCTCCAACACAGATGGCAATCGTATACAGTTGCCTGATCGTCCCCGATGGCTCCAAAAACAGCCGTTCGTGGATAGTCCGCAAACACTCTTGCGCTTCAGAGCCAGGAGGGGAGAGCGCTACACACTTGCGGTCGCGCAATCCAGCCTCCCATTGCCCAAATACAACTTTAGCCTCTCCTTTTTCAGCCGCTCGCCGCTTGAGGTGAGCAAGGCGGATCCCGAACATTTCCACTACACCACAATAACCGGATCATGGACGCGGCGCTCCGCGGGGGGTAACGGCGCCGAACCCACATACCTGTCAAACCCGCAATACTCGATCAAAGTCACCACGCCCACCGCCATATCACTTCTTCTCTGCACAGGCAATCAGGACTTGCCGCTGCACGTGGACCTGCTCTGGTCAGGCACGGGCGTAGCAGCCAGTGGGACCGCCCGTGAGATTGTGGCATCTAGCGGCGAGTACCGTCGTGGGAGCGCCCTGTGTGCAGTCTCGCGCTCGTGTCCTGCTTCTACGGCTGCTGGCGGAGCCTCGGTTCTCCAACCGGGCGTATATATCGCTGTACTCTCTACCTTTGAGCCTGGGCAGTTAGCATCGTATACTCTTGAGATTGGCTCATCGGCACCCGACGGTCCCGTCATTGTGGCTCCGGCCGCCCGAACCGGTGCAGCCGCCGGGCGCCTGCGCACCGCCCTGCCGCCCGTTCCTCAATTGCCGCCCGCCCGCTACACGGCCACGGCAGCCCAGTGTGACCAGGACCCGAGCGACGCCCGCGGCCACCGCGCGCCAGTCATCGTGTCGCGCCTGACCAGGCTCAGTGTCGCCGTGGCACCTCGCTCCGGCGGAGTCGACGCCGTGCGCGTGCGCCTCGAAGCCGGCTCCAATGCCCACCGCCGCGAGCTCGCCTTCAGCGGTGGTGACACCCACGAGTTCGTCGACGCTGCGCGCGGCGCGCGAACGCTCGAGGTCGATGTCGACCCGGGCCTGGCTCAGCGCGAGGGTGGGCTCTGGGTCGTGATCGAGCAGATGGGAGGCGGCAAGGGCAACGGCGCGGCGGCTGCCTATGTTGCTGCTCCAACCGTCGTCGAGGTCTTTAGTGATAACCCCGTTCAGCTCGGGCAGTGGGAGTACAACGATGACTAG